The DNA window GGTGGAGCGCCCGGAGCGGGCGAGCTCCTCGGGGTCCTCGGGGGCGACGACCGCCGGGGCCCGTGTGGAGGAGCCCGTCCTCCGGGCCCTGGCCACACCCACGATGACCAGCAGGCCCATCGCGATGACGATCACCAGGGTGGTCCAGTTCTCCCACGACGGGTTCACGGTCAGGGGCACGTCCGCCGGGGCGGTCAGGGCGCGGCCGTCCTCCGTGGTCACCACGGTGGTCAGGGTGACGGTCCCGTTCGCGATCGCCTCGACGTCGATGGGCGCGTCGATCTTCCCCCGGGCGGGGACGGTCACCACCTTCGGCTCACCGACCTGCACCAGAGGCTTGTCGGAGGTGACGGCGATGCGCACCGTGATGGGGGTGTCGAGGCGGTTGCTGATCGTGATCGGGACGCTCACCGCGTCGGAGATGACGTTGTAGCCGGAGGCGGGGACCACCTCGATGCGGTTCTGCAGAGCCGTGGCGAGCTCGGTGGCCTCCTGTGCGCGCTCCGCCGGGACCCCGGGCTCGCCGCGCCATCGCGCCGAGGTGCCCGCGATGATCTCGCGGCGCGGGGCGTCCAGCGGGGAGTCGTCCTCCATCGCGGCGGCGAGCGTGTCCACCTGTGCGGAGGCGGCCTCGAGCTCGAGGAGCGCGTCCTCCGGCAGCGGCGCCGGAGCCTCGGCGGACTCCAGGTGCTGCCAGCGACCGGTCGCGGAGGGACCGCTGGGCACCACGGCATCGCCGTCGACCTCCCCGAGGGCGTACAGCGCATCGCCTCCGGCGAGCGGGTCCGTGGTCCAGTCCTGGTGCTCGGCGGCGTCGAGCAGCTCGCTCGTGCTCCCGGCCTCGATCCAGGGGGCCTCCTGCAGCGCGTCCATCGCGGAGCTCGTCGCCGTCGGATCGAGCACCGCATCCGGGGACGGGGAGATCAGCAGATGCCGCGGCGAGGTGGCGTACTCCGAGGCGACGGTCGCGGTCTCCGCGAGCAGCCGCTGCTGGACCTGCTCGGTGTCGTTCCCGCTGGTGAGCTGCGAGAACTCGGAGGAGAGCTCCGGATCCGGGGCCAGCAGCGGGAGCTGGGCCCCCGGCTGACGGGTCGAGGTGTACATGCCGATGGAGCTGGGGGTCACGGAGGAGGCGGGGTCGCTGCGCAGCGAGCTGGAGGGCACGATCGCCGCGGTGGCGCCGGACTCGAGCACCGACTCGAGGGCGTCCGCGTCGGCGCTCTGCCCGTCCACGCGCAGCGCCTCGGCGCGCGGCGCGATCTCTCGGTCCTTCCAGACCTGGTCCCCGCGGTCGCCGATCATGCCGGCGAGATCGTCGGCGCCGGCGGCCTGCAGGCTCGCGGTGTCCGAGTCGGCGTAGGGCATCGACAGCACGGTGCGCTGCGCCGAGGCACCCTCGAGCACCTCGGCGAGCTCGGCGGAGCGCGGCTCGGGCCCGTACTCGGGGACCGATCCCGCGGGCGTCTCCTCGCCGTCCTCCTGGGCGACGGGCATCGCCGGCGGGTCCAGCAGGGCCGGGTCCAGCCACCAGTCCGCGCCGACCTGCGGGGCGGTCTCCCGCACCGAGGCGAGCTGGCCGGACTCGGCCGAGGTGGCGAAGGCCTCGGGGTCCGTGACCATCTGCGACGCGTCCTCGGCGGCGAGCGGCAGCAGCACCGACTGGGTGATCGTGTCCTCCGCCTCGGCGGGGCGCCACACCACGAAGGTGCGCAGGGTGGACAGGGGATCCTCCTCGGAGGCGACGGTCAGCTCGAGGCGTCGGGTGCCCCAGTAATAGGGCTCCTCCGAATAGTCGAGCTCCTCGGCGTCGACCGTCACGGTCAGGAGGACGGACTCCCCGGGTGCGAGCTCGTCGTGGGGCGCGGAGCTGGCGATGGCCTCGCCGGTGGGCTGCGCGGTGGTGTCGGACTCCCAGGCCGAGAGCTCGGCGCGGTCCGTGATCCGGGAGGTGCGGGTGCGCAGCTCCAGGGCGAGGGCCGACTGGGGCTCCGACGAGGTGTTGGTCACCTCGACCTGCGCCTCGAGAGTGCCTCCGGGGGCCAGGGAGGTGGGGGTGAGGGAGACGAGATCCATGCTCACCGGTGTGTCCTCGGTCGCGGAGGGCGGCGCCGCCGGCGCCTGCGCGGAGGGGCCTCCGACCTCGGCATGCGCGGCAGGAAGCAGGGTCGCCGAGCCGCTCACCAGCACTGATGAGGCGAGGAGCAGGGCCGTCAGCAGCGCGGCGAGGACCGGGCGCACGGACGGCGGGGACGACGGCATGGTGACACTGTAAGCGGCCGCTACCGTAGGGAGCCCGCAGGTGCACGAGACCTCTACATGGGCGATCCCCGCACCCCGACCCAGGACAGGACCCCCCGTGACAGATCCCGTCGACGAGACCACCGGCACCGCGCAGCGGCTCGACACCGCCCGCCGCCGCGCGGCCTCGATGTTCCAGGCGCTGCCCGAGGAGATCCACGTGCTGGGCCGGATGTTCGAGGCGGCCGGGCACGAGCTCGCCCTCGTGGGCGGACCGGTGCGCGACGCGGTGCTGGGGCGCTCCAGCGCCGATCTCGACTTCACCACCTCCGCCCGCCCGGAGCAGACCGAGGCGATCCTGCGCGACTGGACCTCCGGCGGCGCGATCTGGGACATGGGGCGCGACTTCGGGACGCTCGGCGGCGTGCGGGACGGGGTGAAGGTCGAGATCACGACCTACCGCACCGAGTCCTACGACCCGACCAGCCGCAAGCCCCAGGTCGAGTACGGCGACACGCTCGAGGGGGACCTCTCCCGTCGCGACTTCACCGTCAACGCGATGGCGGTGCGCCTGCCCTCCCTCGAGCTGATCGACCCCTTCGACGGGCTCGCGGACATCGCCC is part of the Brachybacterium ginsengisoli genome and encodes:
- a CDS encoding DUF6049 family protein, with protein sequence MPSSPPSVRPVLAALLTALLLASSVLVSGSATLLPAAHAEVGGPSAQAPAAPPSATEDTPVSMDLVSLTPTSLAPGGTLEAQVEVTNTSSEPQSALALELRTRTSRITDRAELSAWESDTTAQPTGEAIASSAPHDELAPGESVLLTVTVDAEELDYSEEPYYWGTRRLELTVASEEDPLSTLRTFVVWRPAEAEDTITQSVLLPLAAEDASQMVTDPEAFATSAESGQLASVRETAPQVGADWWLDPALLDPPAMPVAQEDGEETPAGSVPEYGPEPRSAELAEVLEGASAQRTVLSMPYADSDTASLQAAGADDLAGMIGDRGDQVWKDREIAPRAEALRVDGQSADADALESVLESGATAAIVPSSSLRSDPASSVTPSSIGMYTSTRQPGAQLPLLAPDPELSSEFSQLTSGNDTEQVQQRLLAETATVASEYATSPRHLLISPSPDAVLDPTATSSAMDALQEAPWIEAGSTSELLDAAEHQDWTTDPLAGGDALYALGEVDGDAVVPSGPSATGRWQHLESAEAPAPLPEDALLELEAASAQVDTLAAAMEDDSPLDAPRREIIAGTSARWRGEPGVPAERAQEATELATALQNRIEVVPASGYNVISDAVSVPITISNRLDTPITVRIAVTSDKPLVQVGEPKVVTVPARGKIDAPIDVEAIANGTVTLTTVVTTEDGRALTAPADVPLTVNPSWENWTTLVIVIAMGLLVIVGVARARRTGSSTRAPAVVAPEDPEELARSGRSTPDRSPDPDTDIHPASPEEDRS